A region of the Cryptococcus neoformans var. neoformans B-3501A chromosome 6, whole genome shotgun sequence genome:
AAATAAAGGATGTACGCTACAACATACGGCAGGGAGGGGGGGCCGGGTACTCTTCCGCTCCGAGTCTTCTCGTCGGACCTAATAAAAGGCTCATTGGTGTATCCGTCATAGATGACGTCATTTCTGCCACCCTGATCCAGTATTCAAATCCATGTCCTTGCGTCTATGTAATATCATTATTATGTTCTGTGTTCTGCTGTATTCCGTCTGTGTCATCATCTGCAGATCGTCAGCAGTAGTTTGTATTATTTTATCATTTGACCTTTTACTTCGTATCGTCATCAGACACCAGACTTTAGACTATTATGTCACATCTGTCATGACTGCGTCTCCACTATATATACCTTCATCTTattgggatgatgatgatttaCGTTCCCAGCACTTCACGACCCAACAAGCGCTCTCAAGTGGAGTTACCAAGACTACTTACAAGCCATCTCTCGCATAACTAAACCACCTTTCACAACTTCCTATCATGTCCGTCGTCCGATTTATGGCCACGCGCGTTCCACGCGTTCCATTTTCAAGAGCTAGCCGACCGCTCAGCACCTCTGCTCTTAGTCAGAAGTCCCTTACTGATAGTGTGAAGGAGACCGCAGAGAACGTAAGTCCTATCATCATACTTGGACATTGCCGCTGAGACATGAGGCTTGGTAGCTCAACAAGAAGGTTGGCCAGACACTCGCGAGCGGTATTGACTCCACCGAAAAGGCCACCCAGAGTGCAAAGAACACCATCGGTCAGTCTTAAATCCGACGTGCATCATTCGATACTGACTAGGCATTATTTGACAGACACAAAGACTCCGTCTGAAGGCGAAGCCAAATCCGCTGCTGACAACCTTGGGTCCAAGGCAGCTGAGACGGCTGAGTCTGCCCGTCAGGGCGCTAACCGCACACTCGGGAAGGCTGCAGGCGCCGCGAGGGATGCCAAAGAcgaagtgaagaagaacatTTAAGGCGACATCAATCTCGCCTTATTGAGTAGCCATACATGCAATGATGAGGTACATGCAATCATGATATATGTTATCATTGTCCACATTTACCGTACGGCTGCTGAATTTGCAATGATCTTAGGACCCACATCTACACAACTGACTGCCTGCTTGTCGTGTACAAGTTTCAAAGGCGGCGACATTTTTTCTGCAATCCTCGCCATGCCATTTACATAGCAGCAGTACCAGCTGTGAATTCTAAACTAGAGTTAGTCGGTCTGGACGTGCGCCCAAATGCAGTGTATATGTTCGGACCGTCAGATACAGTACTAGAATGTTGTACTGTTCCTGTTGCGGTATAAGATGATGGCAAAGCAGCAGTTGAAGCACGTCGGGCTAAAGGCAACATTGGGGGCGGCCTTCGGCTCTGCAATTTACTTTGGATTAAAATGCAGCCTTAACATTATCAAACGACTGACCATGGCCAAAGCCTCCATTTGTGCTATGTCCGCCCCCAAAGGCGCTGGAACAGCATCTTGATACCAGTCAAACCGATGGATACTGTGAGGGTGATCAAGACTCGGGACAGGTTTTGCTACGTCCCATGAGTATTAATTGCTTAATTGACATAGGTACTCACTGAGCCTGGTTGTCTCAATTAAGCCTTTCTCGCGGGCCAATTTCCTACGCTTGCTCCATGTTGTCTGAAATTCGTCCCAGTGGAGTTTATCTCGCTCTTCCTATGTGAAAGGTGTGAACATTAAACATTTGATTAAGTAACTGGAAACATTGTATAATGTTGACGTACTGTCCAAGTCGACCATATGAGGTGCCTCTCAGCGTCTCTCATCCGCCTAAACTCGGCCAATTGAGCTTCGAACCTTCTAGAGGCGCCTTCGTGCAAGCGCTCACGCCGCTCGTCCAGGGTTTTGTATAAGCATTTCAAGGCGGGATACGTTCCTAGAAGCCATGAGATTTTTCGCCTGGGTAACCcaaactcaccttccaatatcatctcttcctccgctgcagcctcttccatcctctctaGATAAAGGCAATTCCTCAATTCAGCAAGCTTGACCTCTACGAGCAGAAGCTGACGCAGAGctgatggaggaagagggggagcGTGAGAATTTTGTTTGAGCAAAATAGGTGGGATTGCTTCGGGTGCTGGTGGTTCTGCATAATGTAAGACATGGATAAAGAATGCGGCATCCGTACGTACCGATCCAGCCATACTCCTCCATATGGGCTTCAGCGTCTGCGAATGCTGGTACTGCCACCTTCCCTGTATCGGCAATGTCTGTCGGCTCTCCAAGGCGTTTAATGGGTCTTTGCAAGATATCCTCTCCTGCGCCATTCATCATACCATTGACGGTTCCCTGGTCGCTGtcttcgccatcatcttctgcaGGTCGCATCGTCATGTCTCCATCACCATTGCTCCCTTTGTTTGTATGACTGAATGATATAATTTGGCCGGCGTCGCGCTTGTGCGAATAGTTCTCGGGAATCATACTGCCGTTGAGTATATGGGTGTTTGATGCTGGAATGTCTGAGCTGATTATTTGTGAAGTATTGACCGGAGAAGCAGCTACAGGATCGGATGGAGGTGGTGTCAAGGATGTTGTGGTTGCTTGAGATTCCGAGCGATTCATTCTGGTTTGCAAGTTAACAATACAATCGAAGATGCTTAATCAGGACCATTATTTAGTAGTCCAAGAACGATAAACTTACCTGTTATCTGCTAGATCATCGGTATcattatcttcttctgcttcgtCATCAGGATCGTTGTCCTTTACGAGAGTGATTTCGggttcctcttcttcggtaAGCTCACTTTCGTCATCtgtgagaggaagagtggagcTGGTGGCTGGGCTTCCAGACGGCCCCTCGTGAGCGGATGGCGCAATGGGCATCCCACGGCCCACAGAGGAACTGGGTGAGGAGAGTGGGGAAGACGTTTTACGGGGAATGTGTTGGGCCAGATGGTTCTGGGGGGAATTGCTCATTGTAGCAAGCTGCTATACAAAGGGAGGGATGGGATGATGGAACAGGACGTAGGAAACGATGAAAGAGGATCGTTGAAGAGACCACTTTGTCGTGCGATGAGGGCTTTTGCCGCCATAAAAGGAGAGTTGGTACTATTATGGATCGCTAGTGTGATATAATATTAACGAATGCTGCTGAATGTAAATAAGGGTCGTatcatatcatcatctttatCTCAATTATCCGTCACCGTCATCTCCGCAAAGTCCCGTCTCCCAACAATAAATGCTGTTAATCCGATCGTATTAAACCTTCGCAAGTAATTATCTGCAAGTTACGGTGATTCATTTCATATTTAACTTATTAATAAATTCATCGCTACCACCAAGTTCTCTCTGATTCTCACTCATTGTCGAATTAGTCATCATGTCTACCCCTCCCTGCTTCTGTCCCAAGCCAGGAATCAGTCACTGTCTCTGGAACCTGCCCCACATGTCATCCCCGTCTATTCCAACTCTATAGGCGGCTAGCGGAGAGTCGAGGGGACGGAAATGCAACCCCTATAAGGTCACCCCAAGCGCGCAATCGAAGGgttcctccacttcccaCACCTCTCCCGCCTCCTTACCAATTTCAAATCCCTACCCGGAAGTGCGCAGCGAGCCTTCAGAACCGTGGTCGAACAACTCGTCGACAAAATTTATCCCCCCTTCTCGGCAGCCCACCTcgccctccacctccaaatCTCGAAGAGAGGAATTGTCCCCGCATTTAGCCATCCCCAACCAACAGCTTCTCGCCTTTGGGCCTGTTTAACGAATTATGACCGGCTGGAAATGCTGGCTCGGCTAGGCAGGGGAGCTAGCGGAATGTCCTGGGATGATCAAGCCATTAGGAAGATCGAGAAGGGGATACTGTGGCAGCAGCCAGGATATTGATAGGAGACGGGAGCCCAACCCCATTCCTGAAGTTCTCAATCAACTTCTCAACAAGCATGCCACAGAGGCCCCCCAATCCTTtcaacctcctcaatcCCCGGTCGCCAGGCAATCTCAGCTCTGATTCCCAACTTACTGCGGAAATAGTTGGCAAATCGAACCCTGACGCAGCGCCTGGTATATCTGGCTGGACCCCCTCTGAAATTGGTTTGTAAGAGTGACATGTTCTGCAAATACCTCGTCGAAATGAGCCGCGGCATTACCAATAACACTCTACTAAGCAAAGAAATGCTTCTAGCCTCGAAGCTCGTCTCACTTCACCAACCGAACGGCTCTGTACGCCCCACCGCAGTCGGCGGCCTCTTCTACCGAGTCTGGGCAAAGGCCATTCTCACAACCACCTTCAAACTGGAATTTCTTCTACCCTTCCAGATGGGAATGATGTCTTCAGGCGGTGTTGAACCAATTATCAGGGCAGCTGAGCGAGCAATCAAAGGCGCAGTGAACGGCCATCACACCTATATTTTGCCTCTAGACGCCATCTAATGCCTTCAACTGCATCGACATGAGGGGAAATGGCAACCGCAGTAACTACTCACGCTCCCAAACTCTATCAGGCAGGTAAACG
Encoded here:
- a CDS encoding hypothetical protein (Match to ESTs gb|CF193887.1|CF193887, gb|CF192677.1|CF192677, gb|CF192374.1|CF192374), with product MSVVRFMATRVPRVPFSRASRPLSTSALSQKSLTDSVKETAENLNKKVGQTLASGIDSTEKATQSAKNTIDTKTPSEGEAKSAADNLGSKAAETAESARQGANRTLGKAAGAARDAKDEVKKNI